The region TGTACCTTTTATATAGTTAGACATAGTAACTTCGGCTTCATAGGTGCTGGATTCAAAGTTAGTCACTGCTTCTCGTCCATTACATTCGATTGCAGCTTTGTCATAAGCCCTAGATCACAAAAACGAAAATGAAGATTTTGTTGGATTATAGTCCCAAGAAGAAGCTGAGATTATAAAGTTGAGTTATTCTCATTTCAAGGAATATAAATTGTGATCACAAGGACCTTGCAGCTTCTATTTCGCTGTCGAACAGTCCAAGATACACATACCTGCAATCAAGCATTGTAATCTAGTGGATAAAAAGGCTTCCGATTATTTCTTTGGAAATTTAGGAACTCCCTAATAAACCATCCAGAATGTAGAACACATTCCCAATAGCCATATCATAGTTCAAGACACAAATCAATACAATAGCATACATTCTTTGATTGCGATAACATCATTTAACTAATACTAACAATAACACTTTAAAACTGTGAATCTCACTTTTTTCCGAGTAGTTGACCCATTCGAGCTTCCCAGCGGCCACATTTGTGCAGGGTCACCCCTCTGAATTTTGAGCTCCCGCGTGAGAATCCATTACTCTGGCGACGGAGAATATGGACAAATTCTTCTTTCGTCAAGTCCTTCATCTGTAGATCAAATTATACGAACTTACATCAAATTCTGAACTTTACCATTCAAATATCATGTTGGATTAATAAAGAAGACCTTGATCTCTGTTACTATTACCTGTTGCAAATCATCCTCATAGTCACTAATCGTAAAATTGATATCAGCATCAATTCCCCGAAATTTAACCGCAGCCCGATCATAAGCTCTGAATTGCAATATCCAAATTTTAGCAAACCCAAAATTCCAAAATAACATTAACTTCTTCAACAAAATTTTATTCATTAAAATAAACTCTCTCTCACCTAGCTGCAGCATGAGCAGTGTCAAATCCCCTATAAATTTAACAAACACCACAAGAAAAACACTCATTAAACACAAATTAAATTTGTAGATCAATTAAATTAAAACCATTTTAGACACAATCAACTGCTTACCTAAGTAAACTTGCTTCCCACAATCCCTacacaaattatgaaaaaaaagaaaaggaaaaaagaTCACCAATTAAAACATATTACTAAACCAAAACTTATTAAATCACAATTATTAATGTGAACAATTTTATTTCACATCATATTACTAAGTAGAAAATACAGTAACACATATAGACTAAAGTACAATCAATCCATCATGTATACATAAATAGACATTTGATACATGACTTATAcatctataaatagaaatgactTGCATAGCACTTTATATAAACTCCGATCAACAGTTACAAAATTACGGTCAAAATTTAGTTAATTTGACGAAAATAACATATAAATAGGAATGGAGAAAATACCATATATGTGATTCCCAACGACCAGTTCTCCGATAAAACGTAACACCTCTATACTGCGAGCTCCTCGACCTCGGTCCTCTCCGACTCTTCCTCGCCGCCGGTGCTGGCTGCACAACCACCGGCGGTGGCTTCTCCTCAATTCTCTTCAACCGATAATCAAGCGGCACCTCAGGAACCGATAAGTTCAACCACTGCGGCCTCATCAACGACTTCGACGACGCCTTTTCGTTACTCAATTCACCTGCGATCACCGGAAAAAGCTGCAATTCCGGCGAACTACCAACATTTCTATCACATTTTTGAAACATCATGTTGAAGTTGAATGAGGAGTTTGAGTCGACGGCGTCGCCGCCGGTGCTCGCCGGAGCTTCGTCGACATTGACAACGGAGGAGACGGAAGTGTCGGAAACAGAAGCTTCTAGAACATTTGGAGTAACCGAATTATGGTGATCATTAGTTTTGTATTGAACTGAGATTGTGTCTATATTAAGATCCAACATGTTTGTATGTTCTTGTAATAAACCGGTTCGGATTTATAAAGAGATCGGATCTGGATGATCCGAGTGTTGCAAATGAAAGTGCAGATTTTAAGACAAGTATATGAGAGGAGAATTACAAGTATGTAggattgcttataagttgcatttTACTCCACACCACTTGTGGGGATCATATATATTTTAGTTGAGCAACAAGACTACGAGGAAGATATTTTGGAAATAAAATGTTAATTGAATTAATGAagattttaattaaaaattatgtttaaaatttatttttttgttagtTATGTTGGTATTTTATTAATTTGCTTccatttaatattttataatatttaaaagtcatggattaaaatatttgaaattatgACTAGAATGatgaataattttttaaaataatattacgTAAATTATGCAATACtaaaaataataatgtaaatatttacaaaatttgATGGTTCCTGAAAGTAACATTGATGTTAGCTAAGGTTGTaataaaaagaaaacaaacaTTTTATATCTATAACTGGTAACGGGATGACGTGGTATGTTCTTATTGGTTACAAACACACCAAAATGGACGAAGATAACATTGATATCTCTGAACATAAACAACCAGTGGTGTACACATATCCTAAAATGGGAGTATTTAATAAAGGACCACTTGCAATTATTGTATGCATATTTTCCTTGTTTATACATGAGGTGGTCCCAAACAACAATTGACTATAAACTAATTCATAGAAATAGCTTTGCTAAAGAGGAAAGTTATTGTCAATGACAATAAGAAAAGGAAATAAAGTTAGATTATAAGTGTCGTTTGTTTTCATTCTTAAGGAAGTACTACGTTGTACTACGCAGATATGTTCATAGGTAATGAGTTGTTTGTTTCATTAATTTACTCATTCTAAGTACTTTTATTTACCCTTTCCATTGTTTGACTTCTCCTAAATTTTGATATTAAAagaatatatttataaaaatttaatatataaaaatagtTGTGTTAAATATTGGATGTTGGAGGCCTTAATTATTTGAGTATTGTATTAcactttattttaaaaataatcacATACGTACTTATGTGTTATTATAATTTTTTGATATTAAGTATAAATTTTGTAAAAATGTTGCCTATTTCTTCAAGAGTATTTTTCAAAATTGAGATTTCACAAATTTgtgtttttttatatatttaatttcatACTTGAGTATAAATGAATATGGACGGTGAAATAATAACAAATGAGTCActtgttttatatatttttataagagtaaagttctatggagtccaactttaattggagtcctcggagtccatatatgttctgcaactaaaatatagcttaaaatattgcaaaacatattatttttcgacaaacatcactattctatcaaaaatcttgtagattgcatacattttacaagcagaacattgcaaaaatatatattctacaaaacatatttagtttgcagaacataaatgttcatgttgcagaacatattgcagaacatacatattgtaccgtaaatatatgatatttgcatgattttgttgaagttatgctatttgtgtaacatgttttgcaaaataacacgttttacaatatattttatttgcagaacgtaaatggactccgaggactccgataaaaaggtggactccatagaactcaacCCATTTTTATAAAGTGtatttaagttatatatttttcCAAATGGCAAAAGGTTGTCCTTTCGCTTTAGTCAAAGGCCAAGCAACCCTATGGCTACCATTCCATCCTCTTTCTATGTTAACATTACATCACCAATCATTTTCAAGATATCAAATTCAGAGTCCTTCTCACAACTATTTTGTGATTCAAAATTCTCTCACTAATATACATTATTATATGAAAAACCTTTAAAATGGAACTTGATTAGGAATTTCAAATTGATATATACTAATATATTTATATTGTTAattttttctttcatttttaACTCCATCTTTAAGCTTGTTTAATCACATTTATTTCCCTAATTTCCCTCCTAAGGACTTCTACCATTTGAAGAACTTTGTTTTGTTTTCCAAAACATGTTCTAGCATCTTCTGTTAATTGATTAAGAAATTGTAGTTTACTTCCTCTGTCCCAAATTAGTATGTGTATATTTAGAGATTTTGACcgtatatttttttaaattattttaataaaattatggataaaatttaaattttaaatttttattcataaaaatattaaaataattaataaaaatatacaGTTAAGGCATTTTAAATAATGTGTAGAAATCGAATCAAATAACTAATTTGAGATGAAAAAAATATTAAgctattttaattatttttttgtttacCAAGAATAGATGAGCAGTGGTGTTTGAATGCTTTTGAGACATTTAAGTTCAAATCAAAATTTTGGGTAATTAACAAAAAAACATAACTCCACTAatgatttaaatatattttaaaatactATAACACTTCTGGAATGTCCTATTTTTAAGGCAGTATTAATTGAGCCTTATTTTacttttaataataaaaatatattgtTATATCATTTTTCGCCCTTCTTTTCTCTTCCATCTATTTTTATatttcaaatatattattattataataatataaaataaggTGTCAAAAAAAGTAATAATAAGGAATAAAAATATGATTAgacctcgataaa is a window of Apium graveolens cultivar Ventura chromosome 11, ASM990537v1, whole genome shotgun sequence DNA encoding:
- the LOC141697689 gene encoding ethylene-responsive transcription factor RAP2-7-like → MLDLNIDTISVQYKTNDHHNSVTPNVLEASVSDTSVSSVVNVDEAPASTGGDAVDSNSSFNFNMMFQKCDRNVGSSPELQLFPVIAGELSNEKASSKSLMRPQWLNLSVPEVPLDYRLKRIEEKPPPVVVQPAPAARKSRRGPRSRSSQYRGVTFYRRTGRWESHIWDCGKQVYLGKQGFDTAHAAARAYDRAAVKFRGIDADINFTISDYEDDLQQMKDLTKEEFVHILRRQSNGFSRGSSKFRGVTLHKCGRWEARMGQLLGKKAYDKAAIECNGREAVTNFESSTYEAEVTMSNYIKDKHHDLELNLSIHSPSGTLKGNDNIRSMQLHEATYELTNSGKRSKVESFVSAPATVGSKQHPTWPGIYAGFSANYEERATRNPEGEAGPSLGFTNWAWQMNGQGIVTPVPVFSTAASSGFSSTAPLFSGTLLPPNAQNKKLCLSSPANGSPLYYGGKN